The Mycobacterium riyadhense sequence GCGACTCACCTTCCAGTCGCCACGCTTGGTCTATCCGATGCGACTCTCGGTCGCCGCCCCGGACCCACAACATGTGATCATCTACACCTTGTCCGACCACCGGCAGCAGCGCACCGATGCCGACGCAGCCGTCCAGAACACCAAAGTCGAATTCGCCGGCAATGTCGTAGCTGCCGTTCGTGACCCACTGCTGCGCGAATGGGTCGGCAACCATGGTCCGTATCTGACCAAGACGCAGGTGGACATCCTTCAGACGTCGCGAATCTCGTCGGATTTCACGTTCGGCAACGCACCAAACGACAATGCCTACCGGCAGGTCCACATCGTCTATGACAACATCGAAATCCCGGTCGTGCTGGTGGTGTTCGCCGGGTTGGTGGTCATCGCGATCGCGGCGACGGTGATCTTCGTGACGGTCCTGCGCCTTGGTCGACGGCGGGGAGCTTAGCCTTCGGTTAACCCGGCGACCACCGGATCGTTCATCAACCGATCCAGAATGGCGCGCTGACCCTTGAGCAGCTTGGCGCGCGCCCGCGCCACCGGAAACCAGCCCACCCGGTCGACTTCGGGGAACTCCCTCAGCTTGCCCGAACCCTTGGGCCACTCCATTTCGAAGGTGTTGCTGCGCGCGCAGGTGACGTCGAGGTCGCCGCGGACGGCATACACGGTGACCACCTTGCCGCCGGGTTGTTTCACCGAACCGAAGTCGATGTGCGGCCCGTCAGGCACCGGCAACCCGATCTCCTCGCCGAACTCGCGTTGGGCGGCCACCCACGGATCGTCGCCGTCGGTGTACTCACCTTTCGGAATTGACCAGGCGCCCTCGTCCTTTCGGGCCCAAAACGGCCCGCCCGGATGAGCGATCAGGACTTCGACGACCCCCGCGCGCGCCCGGTATAACAGCAGACCGGCGCTGAGCTTGGGCATGCGATGTGGCCGTTTCAGACTCCGACGGCCTGTTCCAGGTCCTTCAACGACGACTCGAGGTGCGCGAGTAGCCGCTGCAAGTGCGGCACGCTGCGGCGGCATCCGACCAGTCCGAAATCCAGATTCCCCGCGTTGTTCACCAGGGTTATGTTCAGCGCTTGACCGTCCGGGATGTTCGACAGCGGATAGCTGCCGTCGAGCTTCGCGCCGCCGTAGTACAGCGGTTCTGCGG is a genomic window containing:
- a CDS encoding NUDIX domain-containing protein; the encoded protein is MPKLSAGLLLYRARAGVVEVLIAHPGGPFWARKDEGAWSIPKGEYTDGDDPWVAAQREFGEEIGLPVPDGPHIDFGSVKQPGGKVVTVYAVRGDLDVTCARSNTFEMEWPKGSGKLREFPEVDRVGWFPVARARAKLLKGQRAILDRLMNDPVVAGLTEG